The following proteins come from a genomic window of Motilibacter peucedani:
- a CDS encoding ROK family glucokinase, giving the protein MGLTIGVDLGGTKVAAAVVDEKGAILARTRAETPPGAENTVGAILAAVKELREQHPDIEAVGVGAPGFIDERRSTVLFLTNLAGWRHRPLRPELEQALGLPVVVENDANAAAWGEAVHGAGRGEDHIVCVTVGTGIGGGLIVDGELYRGRFGVAGEVGHYRVEPNGRPCGCGNRGCWEQYCSGNALVREARWRAAEDRAGAQLLLSYGDGSPEGVQGLHVTDAATKGDPVAVASFESVGRWLGAGLADLAAILDPGCFVIGGGVSEAGDLLLEPARRTFAEVLTGRNYRPLAEIRRATLGNDAGMVGAADLARHL; this is encoded by the coding sequence GTGGGACTGACGATCGGTGTGGACCTGGGCGGCACGAAGGTGGCTGCCGCCGTCGTGGACGAGAAGGGCGCCATCCTGGCCCGCACCCGTGCCGAGACGCCGCCCGGCGCCGAGAACACCGTGGGCGCGATCCTCGCTGCGGTCAAGGAGCTGCGCGAGCAGCACCCCGACATCGAGGCCGTCGGCGTCGGTGCGCCCGGCTTCATCGACGAGCGCCGCTCGACGGTGCTCTTCCTGACCAACCTCGCGGGCTGGCGCCACCGGCCGCTGCGGCCCGAGCTCGAGCAGGCGCTGGGCCTGCCGGTGGTCGTCGAGAACGACGCCAACGCCGCGGCGTGGGGCGAGGCGGTGCACGGTGCCGGCCGCGGCGAGGACCACATCGTCTGCGTCACGGTGGGCACCGGCATCGGCGGTGGGCTGATCGTCGACGGCGAGCTCTACCGCGGCCGCTTCGGTGTGGCCGGAGAGGTCGGGCACTACCGCGTCGAGCCCAACGGGCGCCCGTGCGGCTGCGGCAACCGCGGCTGCTGGGAGCAGTACTGCTCCGGCAACGCGCTCGTGCGCGAGGCCCGCTGGCGCGCGGCCGAAGACCGCGCCGGAGCGCAGCTGCTGCTGAGCTACGGCGACGGCAGTCCTGAGGGAGTCCAGGGCCTGCACGTGACGGACGCAGCGACCAAGGGCGACCCGGTCGCCGTGGCGTCGTTCGAGTCGGTGGGCCGCTGGCTCGGTGCCGGCCTGGCCGACCTCGCCGCGATCCTCGACCCGGGCTGCTTCGTCATCGGGGGAGGGGTCTCGGAGGCCGGAGACCTGCTGCTCGAGCCGGCGCGGCGGACCTTCGCCGAGGTGCTCACCGGGCGCAACTACCGCCCGCTGGCCGAGATCCGGCGGGCCACGCTCGGCAACGACGCCGGCATGGTCGGCGCCGCCGACCTGGCACGCCACCTGTAG
- a CDS encoding endonuclease/exonuclease/phosphatase family protein, with translation MLRVLSYNIRSLRDDRAALARVVRACAPDLVCVQEAPRFVLSRWQLRRLAAATGLRHVCGGRATHGPVVLAHPAVEVLARREVALPRTRGLHARGLALATVRVGGQELAVGSLHLGLRPDERLRNVAGIEAALDGVPRESLLLAGDLNEPPGGPAWHALAALGLRDAYAVAPRGPEPTFSSANPRRRIDAVLVGGAFTVHGCGVAAELPGVRGGDLARATDHLPVLAELHIVPR, from the coding sequence GTGCTGCGGGTGCTGAGCTACAACATCCGCAGCCTGCGCGACGACCGGGCGGCGCTGGCGCGCGTCGTCCGGGCCTGTGCGCCTGACCTGGTGTGCGTGCAGGAGGCGCCGCGCTTCGTGCTCTCCCGCTGGCAGCTGCGCCGGTTGGCCGCCGCGACCGGCCTGCGCCACGTCTGCGGCGGGCGCGCCACCCACGGGCCGGTCGTGCTGGCGCACCCCGCTGTCGAGGTGCTGGCCCGCCGGGAGGTCGCGCTGCCGCGTACCCGTGGTCTCCACGCCCGCGGGCTGGCGCTCGCCACCGTGCGGGTCGGCGGGCAGGAGCTCGCCGTCGGCAGCCTGCACCTGGGCCTCCGGCCGGACGAGCGGCTGCGCAACGTGGCCGGCATCGAGGCGGCGCTCGACGGCGTGCCTCGCGAGTCGCTGCTGCTGGCGGGTGACCTCAACGAGCCTCCCGGTGGTCCGGCGTGGCATGCGTTGGCGGCGCTGGGACTGCGGGACGCGTACGCCGTGGCTCCTCGAGGCCCTGAGCCGACGTTCTCGTCGGCGAACCCGCGCCGGCGCATCGACGCAGTGCTCGTCGGTGGCGCCTTCACCGTGCACGGCTGCGGCGTCGCCGCTGAGCTGCCAGGCGTACGCGGCGGTGACCTCGCCCGCGCCACCGACCACCTGCCGGTGCTGGCGGAGCTCCACATCGTCCCTCGGTAG